The following proteins are co-located in the Thermus tengchongensis genome:
- the guaA gene encoding glutamine-hydrolyzing GMP synthase: MVLVLDFGSQYTRLIARRLRELRAFSLILPGDAPLEEVLKHKPEALILSGGPRSVFDPQAPRPDPRLLRLGLPTLGICYGMQLLAQELGGKVERAGRAEYGKALLTRYAGPLFRGLEGEVQVWMSHQDAVTELPPGWRVVAETEENPVAAMEAPDGKTFAVQFHPEVAHTPKGMQILENFLELSGVRRDWTPEHVLEDLLKEVRERVGQDRVLLAVSGGVDSSTLALLLARAGVDHLAVFVDHGLLRLGEREEVEGALRALGVNLRVVEAKERFLKALKGVEDPEEKRKIIGREFVEVFSQVAREEGPFRFLAQGTLYPDVIESAGGHGAAKIKSHHNVGGLPQDLKFELLEPFRLLFKDEVRELALLLGLPDPIRLRHPFPGPGLAVRVLGEVTEEKLDILRRADDIFISLLREWGLYSQVAQALAVLTPVRSVGVAGDERKYGYVLALRAVTTEDFMTADWARLPLEFLDEVARRIPRRVPEIGRVVYDLTSKPPATIEWE, encoded by the coding sequence ATGGTCCTGGTGCTGGACTTCGGCTCCCAGTACACGAGGCTCATCGCCAGAAGGCTCCGGGAACTCCGGGCCTTCTCCCTGATCCTGCCCGGGGACGCCCCCCTGGAAGAAGTCCTGAAGCACAAGCCCGAGGCCCTCATCCTCTCCGGTGGCCCCAGGAGCGTCTTTGACCCCCAGGCCCCCCGCCCAGACCCCAGGCTCCTGCGCCTCGGCCTCCCCACCCTGGGCATCTGCTACGGGATGCAGCTTCTGGCCCAGGAGCTTGGGGGCAAGGTGGAACGGGCTGGCCGGGCGGAGTACGGCAAGGCCCTCCTCACCCGCTACGCCGGCCCCCTCTTCCGGGGCTTGGAGGGAGAAGTCCAGGTCTGGATGAGCCACCAGGACGCGGTGACCGAGCTCCCCCCAGGGTGGCGGGTGGTGGCGGAAACCGAGGAGAACCCGGTGGCGGCCATGGAAGCCCCCGACGGCAAGACCTTCGCCGTCCAGTTCCACCCCGAGGTGGCCCACACCCCCAAGGGTATGCAAATCCTGGAAAACTTCCTGGAGCTTTCCGGGGTTCGGCGGGACTGGACCCCAGAGCACGTCCTGGAAGACCTCCTCAAGGAGGTGCGGGAGCGGGTGGGGCAAGACCGGGTTCTGCTGGCGGTCTCCGGAGGGGTGGACTCCAGCACCCTAGCCCTCCTCCTGGCCCGGGCGGGGGTGGACCACCTGGCGGTCTTCGTGGACCACGGCCTCCTGCGCCTGGGGGAGCGGGAGGAGGTGGAAGGGGCCCTTAGGGCCCTTGGGGTCAACCTCCGGGTGGTGGAGGCCAAAGAGCGCTTCCTAAAGGCCCTAAAAGGGGTGGAGGACCCGGAGGAAAAGCGCAAGATCATCGGGCGGGAGTTCGTGGAGGTCTTCAGCCAGGTGGCCCGGGAGGAGGGCCCCTTCCGCTTCCTGGCCCAGGGCACCCTCTACCCGGACGTGATCGAGTCCGCCGGCGGGCACGGGGCGGCCAAGATCAAGAGCCACCACAACGTGGGGGGCCTCCCCCAGGACCTCAAGTTTGAGCTCCTGGAGCCCTTCCGCCTCCTCTTCAAGGACGAGGTACGGGAGCTGGCCCTGCTCCTCGGCCTCCCAGACCCCATCCGCCTGCGCCACCCCTTCCCGGGGCCGGGCCTGGCGGTGCGGGTGCTGGGGGAGGTCACGGAGGAGAAGCTGGACATCCTCCGGCGGGCTGACGATATCTTCATAAGCCTTCTAAGGGAGTGGGGGCTGTATTCCCAGGTGGCCCAGGCCCTGGCGGTGCTGACCCCGGTGCGGAGTGTGGGGGTGGCGGGGGACGAGCGGAAGTACGGCTACGTCCTGGCCCTAAGGGCCGTCACCACCGAGGACTTCATGACCGCGGACTGGGCCAGGCTTCCCCTGGAGTTTTTGGACGAGGTGGCGAGGCGCATCCCCCGCAGGGTGCCGGAGATCGGCCGGGTGGTCTACGACCTCACCAGTAAGCCCCCGGCCACCATAGAATGGGAGTGA
- the galT gene encoding galactose-1-phosphate uridylyltransferase: MEVHKRYHRKPDGRELILYGLKPLEGPPLAEPQEALAPAPHLRYHPLRREWVVYAAHRQERTFLPPKEHCPLCPSREGGFPTEIPFPTFQVAVFENRFPSFVPSPPPPPEGLPVLAERALGRCEVVVYTPSHTGSLATLTEEERLLLAWVWRERYQALYALEGVRFVMPFENRGEAVGVTLHHPHGQVYAYPFVPPLLEREAQAFRERPVLEELFPHLEPYRVDGEGGFLAFVPPFARYPFEVWVAPLERHPGLWTFSEEEMAAFARLLGRVVARYDALFGEPFPYVMVFHAAPLGEERTFHFHVEFYPPKRAKDKLKFLAGTELGAGTFVVDALPEDTARRLREVL; encoded by the coding sequence ATGGAGGTCCACAAGCGCTACCACCGGAAGCCCGATGGGCGGGAGCTTATCCTTTACGGCCTGAAGCCCTTGGAGGGGCCCCCTTTGGCCGAGCCCCAGGAGGCTCTAGCTCCCGCCCCCCACCTCCGCTACCACCCCCTAAGGCGGGAGTGGGTGGTCTACGCCGCCCACCGCCAGGAGCGCACCTTTTTGCCCCCCAAGGAGCACTGCCCCTTGTGCCCCAGCCGGGAAGGGGGCTTCCCCACGGAGATCCCCTTCCCCACCTTCCAGGTGGCGGTGTTTGAGAACCGCTTTCCCTCCTTCGTCCCCAGCCCGCCCCCGCCCCCCGAGGGGCTTCCCGTCCTGGCGGAACGGGCCTTGGGCCGGTGCGAGGTGGTGGTCTACACCCCGAGCCACACGGGCAGCCTGGCCACCCTCACGGAGGAGGAAAGGCTCCTTTTGGCCTGGGTCTGGCGGGAGCGGTACCAGGCCCTCTACGCCCTCGAGGGGGTGCGCTTCGTCATGCCCTTCGAGAACCGGGGCGAGGCGGTGGGGGTGACCCTGCACCACCCCCACGGGCAGGTCTACGCCTACCCCTTCGTGCCCCCCCTTTTGGAGCGGGAGGCCCAGGCCTTCCGGGAAAGGCCCGTCCTCGAGGAGCTTTTCCCCCACCTGGAGCCCTACCGGGTGGACGGGGAGGGGGGCTTCCTGGCCTTCGTCCCTCCCTTCGCCCGCTACCCCTTTGAGGTCTGGGTGGCTCCCTTGGAGCGCCACCCCGGGCTTTGGACCTTTTCCGAGGAAGAGATGGCGGCCTTCGCCCGGCTTCTGGGCCGGGTGGTGGCCCGCTACGACGCCCTTTTCGGGGAGCCCTTCCCCTACGTGATGGTCTTCCACGCCGCTCCCCTGGGGGAGGAGCGCACCTTCCACTTCCACGTGGAGTTCTACCCCCCCAAACGGGCCAAGGACAAGCTCAAGTTCCTGGCGGGCACGGAGCTTGGGGCGGGCACCTTCGTGGTGGACGCCCTGCCGGAGGACACCGCTAGGCGGCTTCGGGAGGTCTTATGA
- the mtnN gene encoding 5'-methylthioadenosine/S-adenosylhomocysteine nucleosidase — MTAFFAAEPEEAEALREALGAVEALEAPFPLHRGKGVLVAETGVGKVAAASAVAHVLTRFAPKESFFLGVAGGLDPSLRALDLLLAERAVQWDVDLTPFGREPGETAFGVRFFPSDPQLLARAERAAQALGFPFRRGVVATGDRFLANREEARRLAQLHGAQAVEMEGAAALMVAWRFRHPMALVRAVTDGAGEEAARDFQAFLQEASRRLGLLAQALLA, encoded by the coding sequence ATGACCGCCTTCTTCGCCGCCGAGCCCGAGGAAGCGGAAGCCCTTAGGGAGGCCTTGGGGGCGGTGGAGGCCCTCGAGGCCCCCTTCCCCCTCCACCGGGGCAAGGGGGTGCTGGTGGCGGAGACCGGGGTGGGGAAGGTGGCGGCGGCCTCGGCGGTGGCCCATGTCCTAACCCGCTTTGCTCCTAAGGAAAGCTTCTTCCTGGGGGTAGCGGGGGGCTTGGACCCTTCCCTCAGGGCTTTGGACCTCCTGCTGGCGGAGCGGGCGGTGCAGTGGGATGTGGACCTCACCCCTTTTGGCCGGGAGCCTGGGGAGACGGCCTTTGGGGTGCGCTTCTTCCCCTCCGACCCCCAGCTTTTGGCCCGGGCGGAGAGGGCGGCCCAGGCCCTGGGCTTTCCCTTCCGGCGGGGGGTGGTGGCCACGGGGGACCGGTTTCTGGCGAACAGGGAGGAGGCACGGAGGCTGGCCCAGCTCCACGGGGCCCAGGCGGTGGAGATGGAGGGGGCTGCGGCCCTCATGGTGGCCTGGCGCTTCCGCCATCCCATGGCCCTGGTCCGGGCCGTGACCGATGGGGCGGGGGAGGAGGCGGCCAGGGACTTCCAGGCTTTTTTGCAGGAGGCCTCGAGGCGCCTTGGCCTCCTGGCCCAGGCCCTTTTGGCATAA
- a CDS encoding Uma2 family endonuclease — protein MGEAARRLEPLSLEAYLELEARSPVKHELVEGTLHAMAGASRAHNLIVTNLALLLGPLARRRGCRLYVADMKLKVGERTVYYPDLMAVCIPPPENPYYEEAPCLVVEVLSESTEGVDRREKLWRYLALPSLQAYLLVSALERRAELYWKKGGEVFYQVLEAGEVPLPCLEGSFPLEEAYAGVDLEGRPD, from the coding sequence ATGGGCGAAGCCGCAAGGCGCCTCGAGCCCCTTTCCCTCGAGGCCTACCTGGAGCTCGAAGCCAGGTCCCCGGTGAAGCACGAGCTGGTGGAGGGCACCCTCCACGCCATGGCCGGGGCCAGCCGGGCCCACAACCTCATCGTCACCAACCTGGCCCTCCTCCTAGGCCCCCTGGCCCGGCGCCGGGGCTGCCGCCTCTACGTGGCGGACATGAAGCTCAAGGTGGGGGAACGCACCGTCTACTACCCCGACCTCATGGCCGTCTGCATCCCGCCTCCGGAAAACCCCTACTACGAGGAAGCCCCTTGCCTGGTGGTGGAGGTGCTCTCGGAAAGCACCGAGGGAGTGGACCGGCGGGAAAAGCTCTGGCGCTACCTGGCCCTGCCCTCCCTCCAGGCCTACCTTCTGGTGAGCGCCCTGGAGCGCCGGGCAGAGCTGTACTGGAAGAAAGGAGGGGAGGTCTTCTACCAGGTGCTGGAGGCGGGGGAAGTCCCCCTCCCCTGCCTGGAAGGAAGCTTCCCCTTGGAGGAGGCCTACGCCGGGGTGGACCTCGAGGGCCGCCCGGACTAA
- the ddl gene encoding D-alanine--D-alanine ligase, whose translation MSAPKVLLIAGGRSPEHEVSLLSARGVLEHMPFATELAVIAKDGRWLLGEEAFAALRARVAPMGRHAFPPPLAWDRYDVVFPLLHGRWGEDGSIQGFLEVLGKPYVGAGVAASALCMDKDLSKRVLAQAGIPVVPWVALYQGERPFVPFDPPFFVKPANTGSSIGIRRVEHYAELEEALAEAFRHDQKAVVEQALSGVRELEVGILGNVFGEASPVGEVRYQALFYDYETKYTPGRAELLIPAPLDPGTQETVQELALKAYRLLGIRGMARVDFFLAEGEVYLNEVNTIPGFTPTSMYPRLFEAAGLTYPELLRRLVELALA comes from the coding sequence ATGTCCGCGCCCAAGGTCCTTCTCATCGCCGGGGGAAGAAGCCCTGAGCACGAGGTTTCCTTGCTTTCCGCCCGTGGGGTTTTGGAGCACATGCCCTTTGCCACCGAGCTCGCCGTGATCGCCAAGGACGGCAGGTGGCTCCTCGGGGAGGAGGCGTTTGCCGCTCTTAGGGCCAGGGTGGCTCCTATGGGGCGGCATGCCTTTCCCCCTCCGTTGGCGTGGGACCGGTACGATGTGGTTTTCCCCCTCCTCCACGGAAGGTGGGGGGAGGATGGTTCCATCCAGGGGTTTTTGGAGGTCCTGGGTAAGCCCTACGTGGGGGCAGGGGTGGCGGCCAGCGCCCTTTGCATGGATAAGGACCTAAGCAAAAGGGTTCTGGCCCAGGCGGGAATTCCCGTGGTTCCCTGGGTGGCCCTTTATCAGGGGGAGCGCCCCTTTGTCCCCTTTGACCCCCCCTTTTTTGTGAAGCCCGCCAACACGGGTTCCAGCATCGGCATCCGCCGGGTGGAGCATTACGCCGAGCTGGAGGAGGCGTTGGCCGAGGCCTTCCGCCACGACCAGAAGGCGGTGGTGGAGCAGGCGCTTTCGGGGGTGCGGGAGCTGGAGGTGGGTATCCTGGGGAACGTCTTTGGCGAGGCCAGCCCCGTGGGGGAGGTGCGCTACCAGGCCCTCTTTTACGACTACGAGACCAAGTACACCCCTGGGCGGGCGGAGCTTTTGATCCCGGCCCCCTTGGACCCCGGCACCCAGGAAACGGTGCAGGAACTGGCCTTGAAGGCCTACAGGCTTTTGGGCATTCGCGGCATGGCCCGGGTGGACTTCTTCCTGGCCGAGGGGGAGGTGTACCTCAACGAGGTGAACACCATCCCCGGCTTCACCCCCACCAGCATGTACCCGCGGCTCTTTGAGGCCGCGGGGCTCACCTACCCGGAGCTCCTGCGGCGCCTGGTAGAGCTCGCCTTGGCGTAG
- a CDS encoding FAD-dependent oxidoreductase: MTPSREESWARLGGPLDLLILGGGATGAGVLWEATLRGLKAALVEAGDFASGTSSRSTKLLHGGVRYLELAVRRRDRRQLRLVRDALRERKVLLDLAPHLARPLTLLTPLFRPLELPYYWAGLKLYDLLAGRHRLAPSRYAPPKEVRALFPDLPPTLGGVLYQDGQFADHRLNLVLILSALARGAVALNHAEATGFLLEGGSVRGAVVRDRLTGKEREVPARVVVNAAGPQADRVRHLLDPHLPPLLTPSSGTHLVLDYPLQAGLLLPRTRDGRVLFLLPYRGKALLGTTDLPAEATACPLPREEEVAYLLEEIRPYLGDLSDRVLAAWAGLRPLVGKGETRLLVRDHLIQEERGLYTLTGGKWTTFRLMALDLLERLAEDLALPLPPSESHRTPLLGAGPRPPLPLPEEVAEHLYAHYGTLALEVAALGDRPLLPGFPYLEGEVVWAVREELAQKPLDVLARRLGLALLDQKRAEEALPKVVGLMAPLLGWGEAEQRTHLDEARRALPGLC, from the coding sequence GTGACCCCTTCGCGGGAGGAATCCTGGGCAAGGCTTGGGGGGCCCCTGGACCTCCTCATCCTGGGGGGTGGGGCCACGGGGGCGGGGGTGTTGTGGGAGGCCACGCTAAGGGGCTTGAAGGCCGCTTTGGTGGAGGCGGGGGATTTTGCCTCGGGCACCAGTAGCCGCTCCACCAAGCTTCTCCACGGGGGGGTGCGCTACCTGGAGTTGGCGGTGCGGCGCCGGGACCGCCGCCAGCTAAGGCTGGTGAGAGACGCCCTTCGGGAGCGGAAAGTCCTCCTGGACCTTGCCCCCCACCTGGCGAGGCCCTTAACCCTCCTCACCCCCCTCTTCCGTCCCTTGGAGCTTCCCTACTACTGGGCGGGCCTCAAGCTCTACGACCTCCTGGCGGGAAGGCACCGCTTGGCCCCAAGCCGCTACGCCCCGCCCAAGGAGGTGCGGGCCCTCTTCCCGGACCTTCCCCCCACCCTGGGCGGGGTACTCTACCAGGACGGGCAGTTCGCCGACCACCGCCTGAACCTGGTCCTCATCCTCTCCGCCCTGGCGCGGGGGGCGGTGGCCCTGAACCACGCCGAGGCCACGGGCTTCCTCCTGGAGGGGGGAAGTGTGCGGGGCGCGGTGGTGCGGGACCGCCTCACGGGAAAGGAAAGGGAGGTCCCTGCCCGGGTGGTGGTGAACGCCGCCGGCCCCCAGGCGGACCGGGTGCGCCACCTCCTTGATCCCCATCTTCCCCCCCTCCTCACCCCCTCCAGCGGGACCCACCTGGTCCTGGACTACCCCTTGCAGGCGGGCCTCCTCCTGCCCAGGACCCGGGATGGCCGGGTCCTCTTTCTTCTGCCCTACCGGGGGAAGGCCCTTCTGGGCACCACCGACCTCCCCGCCGAGGCCACCGCCTGCCCCTTGCCCCGGGAGGAGGAGGTGGCCTACCTCCTGGAGGAGATCCGGCCCTACCTGGGGGACCTCTCGGATAGGGTCCTGGCCGCCTGGGCGGGCTTAAGGCCCCTGGTGGGGAAGGGGGAAACGAGGCTTTTGGTGCGGGACCACCTCATCCAGGAGGAGCGGGGCCTCTACACCCTCACCGGGGGAAAGTGGACCACCTTCCGCCTCATGGCCCTGGACCTTTTGGAGCGCCTGGCCGAGGACCTCGCCCTTCCCTTGCCCCCCTCGGAAAGCCACCGCACCCCCCTCCTAGGGGCGGGGCCCAGGCCGCCCTTGCCCCTGCCAGAGGAGGTGGCCGAGCACCTCTACGCCCACTACGGCACCCTGGCCCTCGAGGTGGCCGCCTTGGGGGATCGGCCCCTGCTTCCTGGGTTTCCCTACCTGGAGGGGGAGGTGGTGTGGGCGGTGAGGGAGGAGCTTGCCCAAAAGCCCCTGGATGTGCTGGCCCGCAGGCTGGGCCTGGCCCTTCTGGACCAGAAGCGGGCGGAGGAGGCCCTGCCCAAGGTGGTGGGGCTCATGGCGCCCCTTCTGGGATGGGGAGAGGCGGAACAACGGACCCACCTGGACGAGGCCAGGCGGGCCCTGCCCGGGCTTTGTTAG
- a CDS encoding 50S ribosomal protein L25 → MEYRLKAQYREGEKPAALRRAGKLPGVIYNKQLNRKVYVELGEFDKVFRQASIHHVIVLELPDGQELPTLVRQVNLDKRKRRPEHVDFYVLSDEPVEMYIPLRFVGTPQGVREGGVLQEVHRDILVRVSPRNIPEFIEVDVSGLGIGDSLHAADLKLPEGVKLAISPEETIAAVVPPEDVERLAAEALEAPAEPEVIKKGKKEEEE, encoded by the coding sequence ATGGAGTACCGTTTGAAGGCCCAGTACCGGGAGGGGGAGAAGCCCGCCGCCTTGCGCCGTGCGGGAAAGCTCCCCGGCGTCATCTACAACAAGCAGCTGAACCGGAAGGTGTACGTGGAGCTGGGGGAGTTTGACAAGGTCTTCCGGCAGGCTTCCATCCACCACGTCATCGTTTTGGAGTTGCCGGATGGCCAGGAGCTTCCCACCCTGGTGCGTCAGGTGAACCTGGACAAGCGCAAGCGCCGCCCCGAGCACGTGGACTTCTACGTCCTCTCCGACGAACCCGTGGAGATGTACATCCCCTTGCGTTTCGTGGGCACGCCCCAGGGGGTGCGGGAGGGCGGCGTCTTGCAGGAGGTGCACCGGGACATCCTGGTCCGGGTTTCCCCCCGCAACATCCCCGAGTTCATCGAGGTGGATGTTTCCGGCTTGGGCATCGGGGATAGCCTCCACGCCGCCGACCTGAAGCTTCCCGAAGGGGTGAAGCTGGCGATCTCCCCCGAGGAAACCATCGCCGCCGTGGTGCCGCCGGAGGACGTGGAGCGGCTGGCGGCGGAGGCCCTCGAGGCCCCAGCGGAGCCCGAGGTGATCAAGAAGGGCAAGAAGGAAGAGGAGGAGTGA
- a CDS encoding S-ribosylhomocysteine lyase: MAEVESFALDHTKVKAPYVRLAGRKPLGGGVVEKYDLRLAQPNRETLPTGALHTLEHLLAGYLRDHLEGVIDLSPMGCRTGFYLVVEGPLDEERVLLALERALRDVLLHEGPVPGASFRECGNYRDHDLPGAKAWAEKVLRAGLRVQPTIPLAP, from the coding sequence ATGGCCGAGGTGGAGAGCTTTGCCCTGGACCACACCAAGGTGAAGGCCCCCTACGTGCGGCTGGCGGGGAGAAAGCCCCTGGGGGGTGGGGTGGTGGAAAAGTACGACCTGCGCCTGGCCCAGCCCAACCGGGAGACCCTACCCACGGGGGCCTTGCACACCCTCGAGCACCTCCTGGCGGGGTACCTGCGGGACCACCTGGAGGGGGTCATCGACCTCTCCCCCATGGGGTGCCGCACGGGGTTTTACCTGGTGGTGGAAGGCCCTTTGGACGAGGAGAGGGTTTTGCTGGCCTTGGAGCGCGCCCTAAGGGATGTCCTCCTGCACGAGGGGCCCGTGCCCGGAGCGAGCTTCCGGGAGTGCGGCAACTACCGGGACCATGACCTCCCTGGGGCCAAGGCCTGGGCGGAGAAGGTCCTGAGGGCGGGCCTCAGGGTCCAGCCCACCATCCCCCTAGCGCCATGA
- a CDS encoding ribose-phosphate diphosphokinase, translated as MEIRIFTGNAHPDLARRVAEALGVPLGKAVVDRFPDGEVRVRLLESVRGDDVYLIQPTSPPVNDHLMELLLLADAARRSSAGRINAVIPYFGYARQDKQTQGREPVSAKLVANLLETVGVHRVIAIDLHAPQIQGFFDIPVDHLSAVRLFARYLRERGYAENAVVVSPDAGRAEEARRLSERLGLPFAMLAKRRHGPKETAVTYVIGDVAGKRPLLVDDIISTGGTIRRGVEALLEAGALPEVVVLATHPVLVGEARENLAHPAIREVVFTDTIPLKDGGYTVLSTAELLAQAIQHVHTNQSVSALI; from the coding sequence ATGGAAATCCGGATCTTCACGGGGAACGCCCACCCCGATCTGGCCCGGCGGGTGGCGGAAGCCCTGGGGGTTCCCTTGGGAAAGGCGGTGGTGGACCGCTTCCCCGACGGGGAGGTGCGGGTGCGCCTCCTGGAGAGCGTGCGCGGGGACGATGTGTACCTCATCCAGCCCACCAGCCCCCCGGTGAACGACCACCTGATGGAGCTCCTTCTCCTGGCCGATGCCGCAAGGCGGAGCTCCGCGGGCCGCATCAACGCCGTCATCCCCTACTTCGGCTACGCCCGCCAGGATAAGCAGACCCAAGGCCGCGAGCCCGTGAGCGCCAAACTGGTGGCCAATCTCCTGGAAACCGTAGGGGTGCACCGGGTGATCGCCATTGACCTGCACGCTCCCCAGATCCAGGGTTTTTTTGACATCCCCGTGGACCACCTCTCCGCGGTGCGCCTCTTCGCCCGCTACCTTCGGGAAAGGGGCTACGCGGAAAACGCCGTGGTGGTTTCCCCGGACGCGGGCCGGGCGGAGGAGGCTCGCAGGCTTTCCGAACGCTTGGGCCTGCCCTTCGCCATGCTGGCCAAGCGCCGCCACGGGCCCAAGGAGACCGCAGTCACCTACGTGATCGGGGACGTGGCGGGGAAGAGGCCCTTGCTTGTGGACGACATCATTTCCACCGGGGGGACCATAAGGCGGGGGGTGGAGGCCCTCCTCGAGGCCGGCGCTTTGCCCGAGGTGGTGGTCCTGGCTACCCATCCGGTGCTAGTGGGCGAAGCCCGGGAGAACCTGGCCCACCCTGCCATCCGCGAGGTGGTCTTCACCGACACCATCCCCCTCAAGGACGGGGGCTACACTGTCCTCTCCACCGCTGAACTCCTGGCCCAGGCCATCCAGCACGTGCACACCAACCAGTCGGTGAGCGCCTTGATCTGA
- the pth gene encoding aminoacyl-tRNA hydrolase — protein sequence MFLVVGQGNPGERYARSRHNLGFMVLDRMGLEFRKKGEALLAEAEVEGEKGLFLKPLTYYNLSGQAVAPLVRFYHIPPERLLVVHDEMDLPLGRLRFKAGGSAAGNRGVASIAEALGTEAFHRLRLGIGKPPSREKGAEYVLSPFLPEEWPVVERVLEAAKEAVLCWVREGLPPCAGRFNGMNLSQGLGEKG from the coding sequence ATGTTTTTGGTGGTGGGCCAGGGCAACCCGGGGGAAAGGTACGCCAGGTCCCGGCACAACCTGGGCTTCATGGTCCTGGACCGTATGGGCCTGGAGTTCCGGAAGAAGGGGGAGGCCCTGCTGGCCGAGGCGGAGGTGGAAGGGGAGAAGGGGCTTTTCCTCAAGCCCCTCACCTACTACAACCTGAGCGGGCAGGCGGTGGCCCCGCTGGTGCGCTTTTACCATATTCCCCCGGAGCGCCTCCTGGTGGTGCACGACGAGATGGACCTGCCCTTAGGCCGGCTGCGCTTTAAGGCCGGGGGCAGCGCGGCGGGGAACCGGGGGGTGGCCTCCATCGCCGAGGCCTTGGGAACGGAAGCCTTCCACCGTCTGCGCTTGGGGATCGGCAAGCCGCCTTCCCGGGAAAAGGGGGCGGAGTACGTGCTTTCCCCCTTCCTTCCCGAGGAATGGCCGGTGGTGGAGAGGGTTCTCGAGGCGGCCAAGGAAGCCGTGCTCTGCTGGGTGAGGGAAGGACTTCCCCCCTGTGCGGGCCGTTTTAATGGCATGAATCTTTCCCAGGGCTTGGGGGAAAAGGGCTAA